The sequence TTAACAAATCCGATTAGTACATAATAAATTCAGTGACAATAACATGTTTTTTTCCGATCTGATTACGCTCATAAAATCACcatgtctctattaaaatattaTTTGGTCTATTTCTCTGTACGTTGATTGGTGGTGAAAAACAGGTCTACCTAGTCAACTGTAGGCTACGCTGTTGTTTTAACGTCAACATTCGTTCTGTTCAGATCATATTGATAGCAACAGAAAATGTCGCTCTCAAAACGTATCAAAAGAAGCCAAATCAAGGATGCTCTCCGAATCCTTGTGCGTTTTGAATGGCATGCTCAGAGGAATACAGCACAATAAAGAATCTTGCGTTTTATGTACTAACATCAAGTCCCCATTTTCCTCTATGAACGCAATAGAGACTCATGACAGGAACCCAGCTTTCAATCGAGGACAGCCTGTGGACACAAGATCGTGTCCGAGGGGAAATGCAACTTTTCCCATTGAGTAAGTCAGTTAGTGGCCTATATGAAAGTATTTAGTCAATACTAACATTATTGTGCTTTTCCAGGGATATTTAGGTCTCAAGCTGACAGTCATTTATGTTTGTTCTATCGTTAAAGGAGCAGGCCATCTTTAAATTATTGTTTTATGTAGGATGCTACATTTATGGCCATTCATTTCTTTTTTGTAAAAGATGCTGTTAAGCCTCATAACTGGCTGAGCTAGGCTAAGGTATTTTATATAGGCCTAGACTCGGACGAAATAGACTCTTGTTGTTATTTTTTAATGTAATGTTTTATTTAGGGGAAGATCAGCTTTAAtactgcagatagattgtagctaccatcaatgtaattgtcggcatcacttccaatcccccatattagATGGAGTATACATCGAGGCGATGGCTCCATCTGCTGGACGTGCCAGGTCTCGACGGGCTCTCAAgccaggactaattggggctgattgggAGCTGGTGAGTAATCAAGGCCGGATTGCTCACCAGCTGTGCAAGGGCCATAAAGCTGTCAGAAGGGCCGCACACAGGAGGACTAGGGGAAGTGAGGTGACTTCCATGTGGTTGGATACGGTTACCCGAGCTAAGATGAGGGAGTTGAGTTTGTGTGCACTACAGGAAGACCCGGAGCCCAGGAGAAGGTATCGCGGAGAGGGTCTCATGGGGGAGACCTGTTATTTTTCTTTTTGATTTATTATTTAATAAACACCCTTGAAACTGAGCTAATCATACTCTGTCTGTATCTGATCTATGTAAACGTCTTGACcaaaccccctggtctgccacaatatatatatatatatatatatatatatgtatacacactACCACCGgtgaaaagttttagaacacctactcattgaagggtttttctttatttttactattttctaacattgtagaataatagtgaagacatcaaaactatgaaataacacatggaatcatgtagtaaacaaaaaagtgttaaacaaatcctttgccttgatgacagctttgtgcacttttggcattctctcaaccagcttcatgcggtagtcacctggaatgcatttcaattaacaggtgtgccttaaaagTAAATCTGTTGAAAGTACCATATTGACAGTACctaaacaaatgatctaatgattctgccttttcacagcaaaatctgcagcGCTGGTAAGGTTGTATCCTTCATATAAATAACATTCTTTTAGTTATTGGGAGAATTTTGTATAATTTAAGTTGAGAAATTCTACATTTTGAATCTGGCGTCGTTTtgcgtatcagttcataaaccatatACCATGGGATTGGTACATCAAagatctcttcccaactattttgcaatctttATGGTACAGCTGTTATTTTTTTTAACATAAATTAAACTGATATATTTTCTTATCACAATATTCTTTAACCAATGATCTTTATTGCAGGGCCAACAGACCAGTTCCTTTACTTCTTCCCCCTTTcactttccttttccatttttgcagtaatgctgcaattagttggttgtaattttgggtagagcagataTTTCCATATGTTTTTGATAGCTGCAGCTCTTATTGTTTGTaaagtcaaattaaaatgaaGATTATTGTTTAAATGGATTACTCGACTGATGTAGGTTTTCTCCATCTGTTGCTGTGCAACACTTGCATaacaagtcgctctggataagagcgtctgctaaatgacttaaatgtaaatgtaaatgtaagttagCTATATTTTCAGCACCAGGCACTGTTCACCTCCTATTGATTGCACTGTGGCTGCAGCTTTACCTTTCAGAACCACAAAATGGTCCGCTGCCTGCTTTATTATATGACTGtctcctgtattctctctcttcATGAATGAAGTTAACATGTAACTTTTGCCTTATTTAGGTAGGGGAACTTCCTTCTTGAGACATTGCATTTGGGAGTGTTTGCATCTCGAGTccttgactttaaaaaaaatatatatgtttttttatttaataaaaaaaaagatatatatatatatatatatttgggggGCAAATAATATTTCTGGTGGGCCAGATTTGACCCGCATGCCGcaagttggggaaccctgctctaCTGGTAGAGATACTTGTTAAGGATTTCGGGGGAAATGAtggataatatatataaattaaaagTAGAAGGAGCCTTTATTAGATTGAGGAAAAAATGgattgaggagggagaacagaattcatcctatttctttagacttgagaaatttcactctaaaaataacactatccataagttaaacattgatggtgttattacagatgacTAAAAATGAATCGCTAAATACTGTAGCAATTTTTACAGAAAATTGTATCGCTCTACGTACTGTCAGGAATCCACAGATACATTTTTTTAACTCACTGAATAATGTTCACTCTATAAGTGATATTGAATCTAAACAGTGTGATGAACCCAGCAAAGTTGAAGAGATTATAGAGTCTATCAAACACCAGGTGTTGAGGGAATTACATCAgaattttacaaattattttctgaacaagtagctcccttcctatttgaagtctttttagagagtattaaaaacaatgttctccctcttacaatgagtcaggggttaataacactgatacctaagcCTAAAAAAGAAGTGCTGCTCATCGATAACTCGCGTCCAATTTGTCTTCTTAATAATGACTATAAGATATCAGCCTTACTTAAAATAATTAAAGAAGTCctggatgcaatcattgatgaaagagtctggcttcatgaggaacagacatatttctaacaatgtcagactagcattagacatacttgactactcagacctaataactgaggataggttcatattatttttagatttttataaagcatttgacacaatagagcatcagtttctcttccactcccttgagagacttggctttggggattttttctgtaaggctattaagactctctatgcaaatggtaacagctctatcaaattgaaatatggtatctcacctagatttgagttaaagagaggaattaggcaaggttgtcctatctctccgtacctgtttttattaatcacccaacttcttgcaaattctttaaataatagtcctgtacaaggtatttccatagctggtaaataaattattataagccagctggctgaTGATACTACACTTTCTCTGAAAGAcgctaaccaaattcccatatcgatcaatgtgatacaatccttttccaaagcgtctggtctatatctcaacattaataaatgtgaactcatagctgtcaaagattgtgtgacaccttcatattatggtattccagtaaaagaagaacttacatatttaggcataaccattacaaaggatcagaagtctagaggcttactaaattttaacgctcttgtttaaaaaaaacaaaagaagctaaatcaatggctacagagggacttatctttaaaaggtagtcctaataaccaaggctgaaggtatctctagactaacatatggtgctctatctttatatcttgccagtaaaataagcaaggagagagaccagatgcttttcaactttcttttGAGAAAcaatacccattacattaggacaattgttgtaatgaacacttatgagaatggtggactgaattcagtgaaactttctgcttttcatcggcaggttttcttatatatgccatttagttttcttgtcatggtcgttaatttataaacacataatttttctccacacagatattatatatggaataatcgggatatattgtataaagaTACTTCTTTCTTTTTAGAATATTGGGTTCTGAAATAATATCCTATttgtgagccaactggtaaatgcagagggtcttttactcagttataaggaattcttatcactttacaaggtccctgtaaaacctaaagattttgcaattgttttagatgccattccctcaggtgttgctatgttattcaggaacgtgtcaagacctgatcctcagagcctaccttctattgaccctgttgactcatcagtaggaaagatttgtttctcttttggtccattcaacaacagagccaTACGAACGTTGTTTCAGTAGGATGTTGTATGTCATGACTTGGAATgaatttattgataatatctgttggaaaaaagtttggatgttgctaCACACATACCTATTAGTttacaaaattaaggaagtttcctttaaaattattcctaaatattatcctgccaaccactatatgaagaagtttaaggaaaaccaactcaaattgctccttttataatgaccacccagaaacagtgttgcatcttttttggcattgtattaatgtaagaaaactgtggcaagacatcagtagatttataattgaacacatttgtgaagattttacactattgtggagagatgtactgtttggattctttacatacaatagaaataagctgaaacatttttatgtaattaatttaattattattttggccaaatttcatatacacaaatgtaaattcacaaacagaaaaccacattttcgtatcctacaaaaataaattgaactgtattttaagacggttgaatgctctactaacaaaaaatatgttagaattgtaagtatatgtatgttccttaaggtccttgtgtaattgtaatgtgatattgtacccccaaactcgattgtccattgtttgtaatctatgtatgcttgtgttccctcgtgctttatgtattgatttattatttaaaaaaaacatgttttaaagtagcgtgtggggggaaaaaaatcataaattaattacaaataaataaaaaataaaaaaaggattTGGGGGGAAATGGCAGAAGAAAAAAACTAACCACGCCATTGCTCTGAAAGTAGCCGGGTACTTCCGCTCTTCGTAAGTGTTTATCAACTGTGTGCCCTTACTACTGAGAAACATACTTATCAAGATGTCGAGCAACAACGTGGAAGAGAAAGTGAATCATGCATCTAACAGCAAAGGCATCTCTCTTCCAATGACTCGTGTGAAACTGATCATGAAAAGTTCTCCCGACGTCTCAAGCATCAACCAAGAGGCTCTTCTCCTCACCACCAAAGCAACAGTAAGTTTAGTTCAGTCCGCAGTTTGTTTATTGGTttagctatgctagctagctaacggttCGTATTAGCTAGGCCTACAAGGTCATTTTGCAGTAAGGTCTGAAATGAATGTATACATATACAGACAGTACTAGCTATCTACTTTCATACATTGGGACGTTAATCTCTAAGTTTACTGTACTTGTCAAGGTAGGTAAACTAACCCTGAATGGCTGTAACAGCTAGCTAACTAAAGTTCACCCTGAAGTGACATTACGGTTGCACATAAAGTGGAAATATATTTGGCTGTAATTTAAACCAGAATAGGATGTACAGTTATCCCGTAATGAATGCAGGGCCTAAAATTAACACCCGCCAAATACAGGTAGATTTAGGCATTGGCTAATTCACTAGCCATGTTGGCGGGGTGGCCATACTCGGGGCTCTTCAGTGTGAGCGTTTCATAAAATTAGTCAAGTATGGGTACGTTGTGATTTATATCAAAATAAATGCTGCAGTTGTTGTGTTCAAAGTATTTCTCCCGTTTTTGCTTCGTATCTGGTCATGCACAAAGATCTGAATCCTAACGTCAAAACTTCCCGCAGCAACACTGCCCGTATCTACCGGTCACCGTGGCTGTTATTCACAAACGTTTTAGTCTggactcccaagtggcgcagcggtctaaggcactgcatctgtgcaataattttatttttatttcaccttatttaaccaggtaacacagtagaaaaagagtctatatacattgtgtgcaaaaggcatgaggaggtaggtggataattacaattttgcagattaacactggagtgataaataaataaagaagcgtcactacagtccctggttcgaatccaggctatccggccgtgattgggagtcccatagggcggcgcacaattggcccagcgtcgtctggggtaggcgtcattgtaaatactgacttgcctagttaaatacaattTGAAGTATTTTCTAACATGTAGGATGTGTAGAcagtagaagctgtttttcagtcctctctctcttctttgatGAAGCTTAACCACGGTTTGCATCCAAAATATatgttcagttctgcccacaaattttctatatgattacggtcagggctttgtgatggccactccaataccttgactttgttgtccttaagccattttgccacaacttttgaagtacacttggggtcattgtccatttggaagacccatatgCGGCCAAGCTTttacttcctgactgacgtcttgaaatgttgcttcgatatatccacattttcctgcctcatgatgccatctattgtgtgaagtgcaccagtccctcctgcagcaaaccacccccacaaaatgatgcCCCCCaactgtgcttcacagttgggatgatgttcttcagtGTGCAGGCCTCTTTccccctccaaacataacaatggtcgttatggccaaacagttctatttttgtttcatcagaccagaggccatttctccaaaaagtacgatctttttccccatgtgcagttgcaaaccctagtctggatttttttatgccggttttggagcagtggcttcttcctttctgagtggcctttcaggttatgtcaattataggactcgttttactgtggatatagatacttttgtacctgtttcctccagcatcttcacaaggtcctttgctgttgttctgggattgatttgcacttttcgcaccaaaatacggtcatctctaggagacagaacgggtctccttcctgagccgTATGaccgctgcgtggtcccatggtcttCTTACCTgcgtacagatgaatgtggtaccttcaggcatttggaaattgctcccaaggatgaaccagacttgtggaggtctacaatctttttttctgaggtcttggctgatttcttttgattttcccatgatgccaagcaaagaggcactgagtttgaaggtaggccttgaaatacatacacaggtacacctccaattgattcaaatgatgtcaattagcctatcagaagccatggcataatttctggaattttccaagctgtttaaaggcaccgtcaacttggtgtatgtaaacttctgacccactggaattgtgatttattgaaataatctgtctgtaaacaattgttggaaaaataaatTTTCATGCACACTGTAGATGTCCAAAATGACTTGCTAACAATATAGGTGACAAaaaaattgtggagtggttgaaaaatgagttttaatgacgccaacccaagtgtatgtaaaccttcgacttcttcaactgtatttatattccagactctgactTTGCTCTTTCTAATATTTTTTTGATTACATTTTGggtattttttgtttttttggggggtatattactgcactgttggggaTCGGGAGCGTTTCGCTAGACTTGCGATAACTGTGGAATATGTGTagttgaccaataaaatgtgatttgccCCTCAACTTACTTTACGTGGCTGTAGTGTAACCTCCATCAGAGCCTTGTAAAGTGAAGACTGCCCTTCATCCTAATGGTGTCACTGGTAATGATATGGAACTGTCCCATGTAATAAGTTGATTCATCTCTCTTCTAGGAACTGTTTGTTCAGCACCTAGCTCTGTCCTCGTTCAATAATGGATCAGGGAAAGACCAGACCCTCTTGTACAGTGATCTGGCCAATACTGTTGAGGAGAAAGAGACTTTTCAGTTTCTCACAGGTAAGACCTCTCTCACAAAACCTTCTTTACTATTATGTATTGATTTTCACAAAATAAATTCACTCTTTATGCGATGCGCAATGCAGAAAACACCGGAATAATTATCATTTCATTACTATagtgaattattgtaatgtttgtaaattaatcccataagggatGGGTTGCCAACTGGTGATTTgatacttttcttttttttttatgtgaTTTAATCCATTTGTCACCACCACCAGTTGACcgtccttctcttctctctgaatGAACATGGGCTATCATGACACTGAGAAAGCAAATATTTTTATCTGTTTCGTTTACCGTTTGCAGATATCCTACCAAAGAAGATCTTGGTTCGGGATTACCTGAAGCTTCTAGAAGAAAATCCAATTGAGGAAGCAGACAATTGAAGCAAAACCCCTTGAAGCAACAGTGGTTGTATTGCTAGCATGGAGTCTGAATATTTTTCTCCAGCTCATTCCTGAAGTAGACTACATTCATACCACTTCCATTCAATGGCATTGTGTAGGCCTACATCTTGATCTGAGATTTACTAGAGCATATCATGTTTACTACAATTAAGTTGCCGAGTCATCCGCATGCTGAGCATCCAGTTTTGGGTCAGAAAGAATTAGTATGTGAAATGACTACAGATAAAGCTTTAAAATCATAATTATATGTTTCCCCGCCACAGCAATAACCTGCTGCCTAAGAGGGATATCTCTGTACTCCCCTGGGTTTTGATGCCAGCTGATGCAAATAGCGCACAGAGATGAGGGATTTCATTTGTTTTGGGCATTATGTTTTACAGGAGACCTTGAAGCAAAGGGTGAACGAGATCAGTTTCTTTTTTTTCAACAATGTCTTCCATACAAGCGACGCAGTTCTCAGGTCAAAATACATTCCTTGTTGGTTGTATCCTTTTATAAAGAGTAACACCTATGCACAGTCTTTGCTAATGGACTTTTATTCCTTTTATTCATATACCCAATGAAATCTGCAGAAATATAGACATGTAAACTGATTTCTTACAGTGTTTGAATGGGTTATGTGACTAAGGAATATACAGACTTTAGATTTTAGCTGTGTTTAGTGTGATCTATTTTCTATACTACTCATAGGTACTTCCAGTCCTGGGTGGCTGCAGGCAGCACTTATTTAAATCTTCTCTTATTTTTTTTGTAACAGCTCCTCTCCGATTGCAATGTAAGTTATGCTACAGTAGGCATTGCCATATTTTTTGGTTTTTCATGTGAAATAATCAGACTTAATACATTTATTGAATCAAAGTCTAAATattctgctgtgtgtctgtgtgccatgaAACTACAAAGCAAGGTCCTGTAATGTGATGTCTCAAGAATGCACTGAACTAAGTAGCCTAACTGTCCCATTAAATCATAACTTAatcatattctgttaactcatacccaaatagatgttgttgactcatcctatactcctatttgtggccaaagcataaattgaagggggaaaaaacaaaGAAACCCACCTCAaactcaattgcatactcctgaCAGCGCATCTCTTCGGGACGATGAGCTGGCCAATCTACTCGCACCATTATGTTAGGGTACTTAACTTGATAACCATTAAATTACTTTGTTTTccttccttaaaaaaaaaaaattgctcaTTGTAATTATAGTTCATATTGAATAGAAATcaggaaacactggacagtttaACAGCTATAATATTTTTTTTCTACAAGAGTGAACAGCAATTTCGATCCCACCCAACTAATGAGACTTGTCTTTTGTAGCATAGTTTAGTTTTATTAATAAATTAAATCCTCTTCTTCATGCTACACAGACTATTCATCATTCCCTATTTCTGTTGAATTACTGTAGATACAAGTTTTTTCCCTCGTTGCAACAATGTAATGCCATACACAGCTGTACTTCATTCAATAAAGCATCTCTTTATGGTACAGGTCTGCAGCCTGGAAGTATAAACAGATTTTATTGCCATCAGAATACCCCTGATGCTGTAGCCTTTGCATACAGTTTGGATTTTAGGTACATGTGATTAAAATACACCTAATAGGAATGTGACGCTATTGAGGAATAAAAGGCaaagaatacagtacatacaaagTGCACCTCTTGCTTTGTACAGGGTTTCCTACCCTGAATCTGCATGCATTGCTAGTGGAATATATTACATGGTACAGTTCATTCAATGTAAAAAGCCTAAAGAACAtattcatttgtttttcaagTCGGAGTTGCATGATGTGAACACCTCTAGAAGGGATGCCACGTGGTCTT is a genomic window of Oncorhynchus keta strain PuntledgeMale-10-30-2019 chromosome 19, Oket_V2, whole genome shotgun sequence containing:
- the LOC118370965 gene encoding uncharacterized protein LOC118370965 isoform X1 produces the protein MTTRTLKSVRWLAIIPEDTGVLMDQGRGGDQDHHDPAPEDLEEPDHGHLGEAGPCQHKRIVEGVHSLSFNVQQEVMMRNHMTATLQDKRLNNDIATGHTGDILSSTLITLEKRLMTGTQLSIEDSLWTQDRVRGEMQLFPLNGVYIEAMAPSAGRARSRRALKPGLIGADWELVSNQGRIAHQLCKGHKAVRRAAHRRTRGSEVTSMWLDTVTRAKMRELSLCALQEDPEPRRRYRGEGLMGETCYFSF
- the LOC118370963 gene encoding chromatin accessibility complex protein 1-like is translated as MSSNNVEEKVNHASNSKGISLPMTRVKLIMKSSPDVSSINQEALLLTTKATELFVQHLALSSFNNGSGKDQTLLYSDLANTVEEKETFQFLTDILPKKILVRDYLKLLEENPIEEADN